From the Deinococcus hopiensis KR-140 genome, one window contains:
- a CDS encoding carbohydrate kinase family protein, whose amino-acid sequence MISSFPLIVSAGEALTDLVTAGGQHWHAHAGGAGWNVARACARLGVPTAFAGAVGDDNFGHEIWHESEIAGLDLRFLQRVPQPTLMAVVYQLHPPAYRFLGENSADLHFCADRLPPGWMQAARWLHVGGISLARAPLALTLLSLIEKAKAAGVKISFDPNARIAHHHPDYTDVFQTVVRQADLLKFSDEDLRFFFPEQPEEEALQRLRAWNPQCPIVVSRGAKGATLFQSSAKEDLPTVQAVVADTVGAGDALCAGLLSSATQQPEAPWTHHLEVGLRAAAAACARHGAYAPTPADLEALDEQPALIG is encoded by the coding sequence ATGATTTCGTCTTTTCCCTTGATCGTGAGTGCTGGCGAAGCGCTGACAGATCTCGTGACTGCTGGTGGACAGCACTGGCACGCCCACGCTGGCGGTGCCGGTTGGAATGTCGCCCGTGCCTGCGCTCGCCTGGGCGTTCCTACTGCGTTCGCTGGTGCCGTAGGTGACGACAATTTCGGTCATGAGATCTGGCATGAAAGTGAGATTGCAGGGCTCGACCTACGCTTTCTCCAACGGGTTCCACAACCCACTTTGATGGCCGTCGTCTACCAGCTCCACCCCCCTGCGTACCGCTTCCTCGGCGAGAACAGCGCAGACTTACACTTCTGTGCTGACCGCCTTCCTCCGGGGTGGATGCAGGCTGCACGTTGGTTGCATGTCGGGGGCATCAGCCTGGCTCGAGCACCGCTTGCTCTGACGCTGCTGAGCTTGATCGAGAAAGCGAAAGCCGCTGGCGTGAAGATTAGCTTCGACCCCAATGCCCGCATTGCGCATCACCACCCGGACTACACGGATGTGTTTCAGACCGTGGTGCGTCAGGCGGACCTGTTGAAATTCAGTGATGAGGATTTGAGGTTCTTCTTTCCGGAGCAGCCGGAGGAAGAAGCCCTGCAGCGGTTGCGTGCGTGGAACCCCCAGTGCCCAATTGTGGTCTCGCGAGGAGCAAAGGGAGCAACGCTCTTTCAGTCCAGTGCCAAGGAGGATCTCCCCACGGTTCAGGCCGTCGTGGCCGATACCGTTGGTGCGGGAGACGCGCTGTGTGCGGGGCTGCTTAGCAGCGCGACGCAACAGCCTGAAGCGCCATGGACCCACCACCTCGAGGTGGGCCTGCGCGCTGCTGCCGCGGCTTGCGCGCGTCATGGGGCCTACGCACCCACGCCAGCGGATCTGGAAGCCTTGGACGAGCAGCCAGCTTTGATCGGTTGA
- a CDS encoding ABC transporter substrate-binding protein, with the protein MKRFALTALAVTFAWPALAAPVTITLWHHDSTDTEVNANKAAIARFNASQNKYRVVAETLPKGSYTQSITAAALAKKLPCIFAMDQPTVPNFAWSGYIRPLDTYLHTSIRKDLSPGAQGTYKGKLYSVGQFDVALGILARKSALQKAGLRTPTVAKPWTRKEFDEALVKLKALPGYEYAIQLHNGNDGEWWTYAYSPLLQSFGGDLIDRKTMLRADGIINSDLAVEFGEWFQNLFAKGYANKKPGEGDAFLLGQVPLDYNGSWAYADAKKKWGSDVVVLPPPNLGNAPRIGSGSWQWGISSSCPNPEGGAAFINFMMSPREVATISKVTSLIPTTSAAAALTTDYRAGGSARFYYTFAKRYALSRPPTPAYPIITSAFEKALRSIVAGADVQDSLDNAADAIENDIQRNKGYGF; encoded by the coding sequence ATGAAGCGATTCGCCCTGACGGCCCTCGCCGTGACATTCGCCTGGCCTGCCCTTGCTGCGCCCGTCACCATCACCCTGTGGCATCACGACAGCACGGATACCGAAGTGAATGCCAACAAGGCAGCCATCGCCCGGTTCAATGCCTCTCAAAACAAGTACAGAGTGGTGGCAGAGACCCTCCCCAAAGGAAGCTACACGCAGTCCATCACGGCAGCAGCGCTGGCCAAAAAGCTCCCCTGCATCTTCGCTATGGACCAACCGACCGTCCCCAATTTCGCATGGTCCGGTTACATCCGCCCGCTGGACACCTACTTGCACACCAGCATCAGAAAAGACCTCAGTCCCGGTGCTCAGGGCACTTACAAAGGCAAGCTCTATTCCGTCGGTCAATTCGACGTCGCGCTGGGCATCCTCGCGCGTAAGAGCGCCCTGCAAAAAGCTGGGCTCCGGACTCCGACGGTGGCGAAACCCTGGACCCGCAAAGAGTTCGACGAGGCGCTCGTCAAACTTAAAGCGCTCCCAGGCTACGAGTACGCCATCCAACTGCATAACGGCAACGACGGCGAGTGGTGGACCTACGCGTACAGCCCCCTCTTGCAGAGTTTCGGTGGCGACCTCATCGACCGCAAAACCATGCTCAGAGCCGATGGCATCATCAACAGTGACCTCGCCGTAGAATTTGGCGAATGGTTCCAGAACCTTTTTGCCAAAGGTTACGCGAACAAAAAGCCCGGAGAGGGTGACGCCTTCCTGCTCGGACAAGTGCCGCTGGATTACAACGGGTCCTGGGCCTACGCCGACGCGAAGAAGAAATGGGGCAGCGACGTGGTGGTCTTGCCACCCCCCAACCTCGGCAACGCACCCAGAATCGGGAGTGGATCCTGGCAGTGGGGCATCAGCAGCAGTTGCCCAAACCCTGAAGGAGGGGCCGCCTTTATCAACTTCATGATGAGCCCCCGTGAGGTCGCCACCATCAGCAAGGTCACCAGCCTGATTCCCACCACAAGCGCGGCGGCAGCCCTCACCACCGATTACCGCGCGGGTGGGTCAGCGCGGTTTTACTACACGTTCGCCAAACGCTACGCGCTCAGCCGCCCGCCCACACCTGCCTACCCCATCATCACCAGCGCCTTTGAGAAGGCCCTCCGGTCTATCGTCGCTGGAGCCGACGTCCAAGACAGCCTTGATAACGCCGCTGATGCCATCGAGAATGACATTCAAAGGAACAAGGGATACGGCTTCTGA
- a CDS encoding LacI family DNA-binding transcriptional regulator, whose translation MPRIEEVAHLAKVSTATASRALSRPEMVAIATRERVLKAAQDLGYQPNVLARGLRQRETRIIGLIVTDILNPFHALLAKGVQDAAERQGYNVFLFNSDEEPQKERHAIDTLRGHLPRGLIVVPTSAARENLQAIAHLPMVELDRATGRPGVTTVTVDNVTGACVGTAHLAQLGHTRIGMIVGQLDISTAVERHEGFRKALDTAGVPYRPELVMPGHHREEDGRRAAVHLLSLPASLRPTALFVGNNEMTVGAVLAAQSLGLRIPEDLSIVGFDDSRWAQTMTPPLTVVAQPAYELGMTACHQLLAELDGHDAISGAHLQLPTELIVRRSTGPPPIRPPPPPAALRP comes from the coding sequence ATGCCCAGGATCGAAGAAGTCGCGCACCTTGCAAAAGTCTCGACCGCCACAGCGTCTCGCGCGCTGAGTCGGCCTGAGATGGTGGCCATTGCCACCCGCGAACGGGTGCTAAAAGCGGCGCAAGACCTGGGGTACCAACCGAACGTTCTGGCTCGCGGTCTTCGCCAGCGTGAAACGCGAATCATCGGTCTGATCGTGACTGACATCCTCAATCCCTTTCATGCCCTTCTGGCCAAAGGCGTACAGGACGCAGCGGAACGCCAAGGCTACAACGTCTTTCTCTTCAACAGCGACGAAGAGCCGCAGAAGGAACGCCATGCCATCGACACCCTGCGTGGACACCTCCCCAGAGGGTTGATTGTGGTCCCGACCTCTGCAGCCAGAGAAAACCTACAGGCCATCGCCCACTTGCCCATGGTGGAACTTGACCGCGCGACTGGGCGACCTGGCGTCACTACCGTCACAGTGGATAACGTGACGGGTGCGTGCGTTGGAACTGCTCACCTCGCCCAGTTGGGGCACACCCGGATTGGGATGATTGTGGGGCAACTCGACATCAGCACGGCCGTTGAGCGGCACGAGGGATTTCGTAAAGCCCTCGACACGGCGGGTGTGCCTTACCGGCCGGAATTGGTTATGCCGGGTCATCACCGGGAAGAGGACGGTCGCCGGGCAGCCGTTCATCTCCTGAGCCTGCCTGCGTCCCTGCGGCCAACCGCGCTGTTTGTCGGTAACAACGAAATGACGGTGGGCGCTGTCCTGGCTGCTCAGAGTCTGGGCTTGCGCATTCCGGAAGACCTGTCGATCGTAGGTTTTGACGACTCTCGCTGGGCGCAGACCATGACACCTCCCCTGACTGTGGTTGCTCAGCCCGCTTATGAACTGGGGATGACCGCCTGCCATCAACTTCTGGCCGAACTGGACGGGCACGACGCTATCTCCGGCGCCCACCTTCAACTGCCTACTGAACTCATCGTCCGGCGGTCCACTGGTCCGCCTCCAATTCGCCCTCCTCCACCCCCGGCTGCCCTTCGCCCTTGA